From Pan paniscus chromosome 9, NHGRI_mPanPan1-v2.0_pri, whole genome shotgun sequence, the proteins below share one genomic window:
- the ESAM gene encoding endothelial cell-selective adhesion molecule, with protein MISLPGPLVTNLLRFLFLGLSALAPPSRAQLQLHLPANRLQAVEGGEVVLPAWYTLHGEVSSSQPWEVPFVMWFFKQKEKEDQVLSYINGVTTSKPGVSLVYSMPSRNLSLRLEGLQEKDSGPYSCSVNVQDKQGKSRGHSIKTLELNVLVPPAPPSCRLQGVPRVGANVTLSCQSPRSKPAVQYQWDRQLPSFQTFFAPALDVIRGSLSLTNLSSSMAGVYVCKAHNEVGTAQCNVTLEVSTGPGAAVVAGAVVGTLVGLGLLAGLVLLYHRRGKALEEPANDIKEDAIAPRTLPWPKSSDTISKNGTLSSVTSARALRPPHGPPRPGALTPTPSLSSQALPSPRLPTTDGAHPQPISPIPGGVSSSGLSRMGAVPVMVPAQSQAGSLV; from the exons ATGATTTCCCTCCCGGGGCCCCTGGTGACCAACTTGCTGCGGTTCTTGTTCCTGGGGCTGAGTGCCCTCG CGCCCCCCTCGCGGGCCCAGCTGCAACTGCACTTGCCCGCCAACCGGTTGCAGGCGGTGGAGGGAGGGGAAGTGGTGCTTCCAGCGTGGTACACCTTGCACGGGGAGGTGTCTTCATCCCAGCCATGGGAGGTGCCCTTTGTGATGTGGTtcttcaaacagaaagaaaaggaggatcAG GTGTTGTCCTACATCAATGGGGTCACAACAAGCAAACCTGGAGTATCCTTGGTCTACTCCATGCCCTCCCGGAACCTGTCCCTGCGGCTGGAGGGTCTCCAGGAGAAAGACTCTGGCCCCTACAGCTGCTCCGTGAATGTGCAAGACAAACAAGGCAAATCTAGGGGCCACAGCATCAAAACCTTAGAACTCAATGTACTGG TTCCTCCAGCTCCTCCATCCTGCCGTCTCCAGGGTGTGCCCCGTGTGGGGGCAAACGTGACCCTGAGCTGCCAGTCTCCAAGGAGTAAGCCCGCTGTCCAATACCAGTGGGATCGGCAGCTTCCATCCTTCCAGACTTTCTTTGCACCAGCATTAG ATGTCATCCGTGGGTCTTTAAGCCTCACCAACCTTTCATCTTCCATGGCTGGAGTCTATGTCTGCAAGGCCCACAATGAGGTGGGCACTGCCCAATGTAATGTGACGCTGGAAGTGAGCACAG GGCCTGGAGCTGCAGTGGTTGCTGGAGCTGTTGTGGGTACCCTGGTTGGACTGGGGTTGCTGGCTGGGCTGGTCCTCTTGTACCACCGCCGGGGCAAGGCCCTGGAGGAGCCAGCCAATGATATCAA GGAGGATGCCATTGCTCCCCGGACCCTGCCCTGGCCCAAGAGCTCAGACACAATCTCCAAGAATGGGACCCTTTCCTCTGTCACCTCCGCACGAGCCCTCCGGCCACCCCATGGCCCTCCCAGGCCTGGTGCATTGACCCCCACGCCCAGTCTCTccagccaggccctgccctcaCCAAGACTGCCCACGACAGACGGGGCCCACCCTCAACCAATATCCCCCATCCCTGGTGGGGTTTCTTCCTCTGGCTTGAGCCGCATGGGTGCTGTGCCTGTGATGGTGCCTGCCCAGAGTCAAGCTGGCTCTCTGGTGTGA
- the NRGN gene encoding neurogranin, with protein sequence MDCCTENACSKPDDDILDIPLDDPGANAAAAKIQASFRGHMARKKIKSGERGRKGPGPGGPGGAGVARGGAGGGPSGD encoded by the exons ATGGACTGCTGCACC GAGAACGCCTGCTCCAAGCCGGACGACGACATTCTAGACATCCCGCTGGACGATCCCGGCGCCAACGCGGCCGCCGCCAAAATCCAGGCGAGTTTTCGGGGCCACATGGCGCGGAAGAAGATAAAGAGCGGAGAGCGCGGCCGGAAGGGCCCGGGCCCTGGGGGGCCTGGCGGAGCTGGGGTGGCCCGGGGAGGCGCGGGCGGCGGCCCCAGCGGAGACTAG
- the VSIG2 gene encoding V-set and immunoglobulin domain-containing protein 2 — protein MAELPGPFLCGALLGFLCLSGLAVEVKVPTEPLSTPLGKTAELTCTYSTSVGDSFALEWSFVQPGKPISESHPILYFTNGHLYPTGSKSKRVSLLQNPPTVGVATLKLTDVHSSDTGTYLCQVNNPPDFYTNGLGLINLTVLVPPSNPLCSQSGQTSVGGSTALRCSSSEGAPKPVYNWVRLGTFPTPSPGSMVQDEVSGQLILTNLSLTSSGTYRCVATNQMGSASCELTLSVTEPSQGRVAGALIGVLLGVLLLSVAAFCLVRFQKERGKKPKETYGGSDLRDDAIAPGISEHTCMRADSSKGFLERPSSASTVTTTKSKLPMVV, from the exons ATGGCCGAGCTCCCGGGGCCCTTTCTCTGCGGGGCCCTGCTAGGCTTCCTGTGCCTGAGTG GGCTGGCCGTGGAGGTGAAGGTACCCACAGAGCCGCTGAGCACGCCCCTGGGGAAGACAGCCGAGCTGACCTGCACCTACAGCACGTCGGTGGGAGACAGCTTCGCCCTGGAGTGGAGCTTTGTGCAGCCTGGGAAGCCCATCTCTGAGTCCCatcca ATCCTGTACTTCACCAATGGCCATCTGTATCCAACTGGTTCTAAGTCAAAGCGGGTCAGCCTGCTTCAGAACCCCCCCACGGTGGGGGTGGCCACACTGAAACTGACTGACGTCCACTCCTCAGATACTGGAACCTACCTCTGCCAAGTCAACAACCCACCAGATTTCTACACCAATGGGTTGGGGCTAATCAACCTTACTGTGCTGG ttccCCCCAGTAATCCCTTATGCAGTCAGAGTGGACAAACCTCTGTGGGAGGCTCTACTGCACTGAGATGCAGCTCTTCCGAGGGGGCTCCTAAGCCAGTGTACAACTGGGTGCGTCTTGGAACTTTTCCTACACCTTCTCCTGGCAGCATGGTTCAAG ATGAGGTGTCTGGCCAGCTCATTCTCACCAACCTCTCCCTGACCTCCTCGGGCACCTACCGCTGTGTGGCCACCAACCAGATGGGCAGTGCATCCTGTGAGCTGACCCTCTCTGTGACCG AACCCTCCCAAGGCCGAGTGGCCGGCGCTCTGATTGGGGTGCTCCTGGGCGTGCTGTTGCTGTCAGTTGCTGCGTTCTGCCTGGTCAGGTTCCAGAAAGAGAGGGGGAAGAAGCCCAAGGAGACATATGGGGGTAGTGACCTTCG GGATGATGCCATCGCTCCTGGGATCTCTGAGCACACTTGTATGAGGGCTGATTCTAGCAAGGGGTTCCTGGAAAGACCCTCGTCTGCCAGCACCGTGACGACCACCAAGTCCAAGCTCCCTATGGTTGTGTGA